A single Bacillus sp. HMF5848 DNA region contains:
- a CDS encoding acetylornithine transaminase produces the protein MEKKTSHLFPTYARWSLHIEYGEGSYLYSKDGKKYLDFVSGIAVCNLGHRHHAVESAVSEQMQKYWHLSNLFPISLQEEVAEILTSHSDTDLAFFCNSGAEANEAAIKLARKYTKRHKIITFEKSFHGRTFATMSATGQAKIHDGYGPLLPEFVYLPLNDSDALEATMNTEVAAVMVEIVQGEGGVVVAQDEFLQKLAALCQQNGTLLIVDEVQTGIGRTGTAFAYQHVPHLSPDIITSAKGIANGLPLGVMLGKMNLAEAFGPGSHGSTFGGNPLSLAAAKASLEIIFNDAFLQTVSEKGCYLRDELKKHVYTIPFVKDIRGKGLMIGIACEVDVSSVIVELQQQGLLALTAGPNVIRLLPPLTISQQEMDEAVTIITDVLNNYCV, from the coding sequence AAGAAAACATCACATCTTTTTCCGACTTATGCCCGCTGGTCGCTTCATATTGAGTACGGGGAAGGTAGCTATTTATATAGTAAAGACGGGAAAAAATATTTAGATTTTGTATCAGGCATTGCCGTATGTAATCTCGGTCATCGCCATCATGCAGTTGAGAGTGCTGTTTCGGAACAAATGCAAAAGTATTGGCACCTATCGAATCTATTTCCTATTTCATTACAGGAGGAAGTAGCAGAGATATTAACAAGCCATAGTGATACGGACTTAGCCTTTTTTTGTAACAGTGGTGCAGAGGCAAATGAGGCGGCTATTAAACTAGCACGCAAATATACGAAACGACATAAAATTATTACTTTTGAAAAATCATTTCATGGTCGAACGTTCGCTACGATGTCAGCGACAGGGCAAGCGAAAATCCATGATGGCTACGGACCATTATTACCAGAGTTTGTATATCTTCCGTTAAATGATAGTGACGCCTTGGAAGCAACTATGAATACAGAAGTGGCGGCTGTGATGGTTGAAATCGTGCAAGGTGAGGGTGGTGTTGTAGTAGCACAAGATGAATTTTTACAAAAGCTTGCTGCACTTTGTCAACAAAACGGTACCCTATTAATCGTAGATGAAGTACAAACTGGGATTGGCAGAACAGGAACTGCATTTGCCTATCAGCATGTGCCACACTTATCACCTGACATTATTACGTCCGCCAAAGGCATTGCTAATGGCCTACCTCTTGGCGTGATGCTCGGGAAAATGAATTTGGCAGAAGCGTTTGGGCCAGGATCACACGGTTCGACATTTGGCGGCAATCCTCTTTCACTTGCGGCTGCTAAAGCAAGTCTTGAGATTATTTTTAATGATGCTTTTTTGCAAACTGTCTCTGAAAAAGGCTGCTATTTACGGGATGAGCTGAAAAAGCATGTTTATACCATACCGTTTGTAAAGGATATAAGGGGAAAAGGATTAATGATAGGGATTGCTTGTGAGGTTGATGTATCGTCCGTTATTGTTGAGCTACAGCAGCAAGGACTTCTTGCTTTAACAGCTGGTCCAAACGTTATCCGCTTGTTGCCTCCTTTGACTATTTCACAGCAAGAAATGGATGAGGCTGTAACGATTATTACGGATGTATTAAACAACTATTGTGTATAA